A window of the Bombus huntii isolate Logan2020A chromosome 8, iyBomHunt1.1, whole genome shotgun sequence genome harbors these coding sequences:
- the LOC126868551 gene encoding porphobilinogen deaminase isoform X2, which yields MTNADARDVIRVGSRKSELALKQTKYVIECLKEYHPTKEFKIITMVTKGDKILDKSLPKIGEKSLFTEELELALESGRVDFVVHSLKDLPTSLPEGMALGAILKREDPRDAVVMSKKYKNETLSTLPKAIILAVAGLKRLNWENRINQILEPEEALYAVGQGALGVECRETDWKILSLLEPLYDVETTLRCVCERSFLKTLGGGCSAPVAVSSNLKDKTLMLTGAVWSLDGQKIVKCTSESKLYIPDDDGEPSKKCPYREPKLYCSVAPGKVSNLSLLGAEELGKDLGKILIQKNALDVMAEARNEILNSK from the exons ATGACGAATGCGGACGCACGTGACGTAATCCGAGTTGGGTCTCGGAAAAGCGAG tTGGCtttgaaacaaacaaaatatgtaATAGAATGTTTAAAAGAATATCATCCAacaaaagaatttaaaataa TTACAATGGTGACTAAAGGAGATAAAATCTTAGATAAATCTTTACCTAAAATTGGGGaaaaatctttatttacaGAGGAATTGGAACTTGCCCTTGAAAGTGGTCGTGTTGATTTTGTGGTGCATTCATTAAAAGATTTACCAACATCATTACCAGAAGGAATGGCATTAGGTGCCATATTAAA acgtGAAGATCCACGTGATGCAGTTGTTATGTCTAAGAAGTACAAAAATGAAACATTATCTACTTTACCAAAAG CAATTATTTTGGCAGTTGCTGGTTTAAAAAGGTTGAATTGGGAGAATAGAATAAATCAG ATACTGGAACCAGAAGAAGCATTGTATGCTGTTGGACAAGGTGCATTAGGGGTTGAATGTCGAGAGACAGATTGGAAAATATTGTCACTTTTAGAGCCATTATATGATGTGGAAACAACTTTAAGATGTGTATGTGAACGTTCTTTTCTAAAGACATTAGGTGGTGGATGTTCAGCACCAGTTGCTgtttcttcaaatttaaaaGACAAAACTCTTATGCTTACTGGTGCTGTGTGGTCTTTAGATGGGCAGAAAATTGTCAAATGTACTTCTGAAAGTAAGCTTTATATACCTGATGATGATGGAGAACCTTCAAA AAAATGTCCATATCGAGAACCAAAACTGTACTGTAGTGTTGCACCTGGTAAAGTAAGCAATTTAAGTCTTTTGGGTGCTGAAGAGCTCGGTAAAGATCTTGGGAAAATTCTTATACAAAAAAACGCTCTGGATGTTATGGCAGAAGCaaggaatgaaattttaaactCAAAATAG
- the LOC126868551 gene encoding porphobilinogen deaminase isoform X1 — translation MTNADARDVIRVGSRKSELALKQTKYVIECLKEYHPTKEFKIITMVTKGDKILDKSLPKIGEKSLFTEELELALESGRVDFVVHSLKDLPTSLPEGMALGAILKREDPRDAVVMSKKYKNETLSTLPKGSVIGTSSLRRTAQLARNMPHLKVENIRGNLNTRLRKLDDENGPFAAIILAVAGLKRLNWENRINQILEPEEALYAVGQGALGVECRETDWKILSLLEPLYDVETTLRCVCERSFLKTLGGGCSAPVAVSSNLKDKTLMLTGAVWSLDGQKIVKCTSESKLYIPDDDGEPSKKCPYREPKLYCSVAPGKVSNLSLLGAEELGKDLGKILIQKNALDVMAEARNEILNSK, via the exons ATGACGAATGCGGACGCACGTGACGTAATCCGAGTTGGGTCTCGGAAAAGCGAG tTGGCtttgaaacaaacaaaatatgtaATAGAATGTTTAAAAGAATATCATCCAacaaaagaatttaaaataa TTACAATGGTGACTAAAGGAGATAAAATCTTAGATAAATCTTTACCTAAAATTGGGGaaaaatctttatttacaGAGGAATTGGAACTTGCCCTTGAAAGTGGTCGTGTTGATTTTGTGGTGCATTCATTAAAAGATTTACCAACATCATTACCAGAAGGAATGGCATTAGGTGCCATATTAAA acgtGAAGATCCACGTGATGCAGTTGTTATGTCTAAGAAGTACAAAAATGAAACATTATCTACTTTACCAAAAGGTAGTGTGATTGGTACTAGTTCATTGCGTAGAACGGCCCAGTTAGCTAGAAATATGCCACACTTAAAAGTGGAAAATATTCGTGGCAATTTAAATACTAGATTAAGAAAACTAGATGATGAAAATGGACCTTTTGCAGCAATTATTTTGGCAGTTGCTGGTTTAAAAAGGTTGAATTGGGAGAATAGAATAAATCAG ATACTGGAACCAGAAGAAGCATTGTATGCTGTTGGACAAGGTGCATTAGGGGTTGAATGTCGAGAGACAGATTGGAAAATATTGTCACTTTTAGAGCCATTATATGATGTGGAAACAACTTTAAGATGTGTATGTGAACGTTCTTTTCTAAAGACATTAGGTGGTGGATGTTCAGCACCAGTTGCTgtttcttcaaatttaaaaGACAAAACTCTTATGCTTACTGGTGCTGTGTGGTCTTTAGATGGGCAGAAAATTGTCAAATGTACTTCTGAAAGTAAGCTTTATATACCTGATGATGATGGAGAACCTTCAAA AAAATGTCCATATCGAGAACCAAAACTGTACTGTAGTGTTGCACCTGGTAAAGTAAGCAATTTAAGTCTTTTGGGTGCTGAAGAGCTCGGTAAAGATCTTGGGAAAATTCTTATACAAAAAAACGCTCTGGATGTTATGGCAGAAGCaaggaatgaaattttaaactCAAAATAG
- the LOC126868547 gene encoding BRO1 domain-containing protein BROX-like isoform X1, producing the protein MAHWFHRNVLKATTNQKFELKITDPTDATRKLCSDLRLSRSRLLELIKNANNSSDTIEPAFHSYLSLVYGFIWEINSAAEQSEHVGRPNPSKLRNVIVYKWTHTLLGSSTYSSADSVYEAANMSMNVGLWFMKHAAMIAAKDDINMNEAKDVHTMLRRAAGIFTFVQTEFLPQLANPPPLGSDLDPRIINAYVNQCTAEAQEVTVARAVELKHNANLISALANETSKLFLDAANTLRPFKAEISAQWIKYLELKAAFYQSYAYNYCGENLLSMDKCGEAIKALQESEACLKKAKILCQEYGKINGPAPRVKPDQHAVFKRLTPIVKLTLDKCNRENGLIYHHTIPGEVPTLDTKATFGLVSPIDFQMQSHHPIWNLDVYRTLSGLNPAKLEKEQNLPPVKEDSIHQTTKDPKNTSGCLLQ; encoded by the exons ATGGCACATTGGTTTCATCGTAACGTGCTAAAAGCCACGacaaatcaaaaattcgaattaaaaataactGATCCTACTGATGCTACAAGAAAACTATGCAG TGATCTAAGATTATCAAGAAGTCGTCTTTTAGAGttaataaaaaatgcaaataattCAAGTGATACTATAGAACCAGCCTTTCATAGCTATTTAAGCTTAGTGTATGGATTTATATGGGAAATAAATTCTGCTGCAGAACAATCTGAACATGTTGGCAGACCTAATCCTAGCAAACTTAGAAATGTTATTGTATATAAGTGGACACATACTTTATTGGGATCAAGTACCTA TTCTAGTGCTGATTCTGTTTATGAAGCAGCTAATATGAGCATGAATGTAGGACTTTGGTTCATGAAACATGCTGCAATGATTGCTGCCAAGGATGA TATAAATATGAATGAAGCAAAAGATGTACATACTATGCTAAGACGGGCTGCAGGAATATTTACTTTTGtacaaacagaatttttaccACAATTGGCAAATCCTCCACCATTAGGAAGTGATCTAGATCcaagaataataaatgcatatGTGAATCAATGTACAGCGGAAGCACAGGAAG TGACAGTAGCCAGAGCAGTGGAACTAAAACATAATGCTAATTTAATATCAGCACTAGCTAATGAAACAAGTAAATTATTTCTGGATGCTGCTAATACCTTACGTCCATTTAAAGCAGAGATATCAGCACAGTGGATTAAATATCTGGAACTCAAGGCAGCATTTTATCAATCCTAt GCTTATAATTATTGTGGTGAGAATTTATTATCTATGGATAAGTGTGGAGAAGCAATTAAAGCCTTACAGGAAAGTGAAGCGTGTTTAAAGAAAGCAAAGATATTATGTCAGGAgtatggaaaaataaatggaCCAGCACCTAGAGTAAAGCCAGATCAACATGCTGTATTTAAACGCCTAACACCTATAGTAAAACTTACTCTTGATAAATGTAACCGTGAAAATGGTTTAAT TTATCATCATACAATACCAGGGGAGGTTCCAACATTGGATACAAAAGCTACTTTTGGTTTAGTGAGTCCAATTGATTTTCAAATGCAATCGCATCATCCTATATGGAACTTGGATGTATATAGAACATTGTCTGGATTAAATCCTGCTAAACtagaaaaagaacaaaatttaCCTCCTGTTAAAGAAGATTCAATTCATCAAACTACCAAAGATCCAAAGAATACAAGTGGATGTTTATTGcaataa
- the LOC126868547 gene encoding BRO1 domain-containing protein BROX-like isoform X2: protein MLQENYAELIKNANNSSDTIEPAFHSYLSLVYGFIWEINSAAEQSEHVGRPNPSKLRNVIVYKWTHTLLGSSTYSSADSVYEAANMSMNVGLWFMKHAAMIAAKDDINMNEAKDVHTMLRRAAGIFTFVQTEFLPQLANPPPLGSDLDPRIINAYVNQCTAEAQEVTVARAVELKHNANLISALANETSKLFLDAANTLRPFKAEISAQWIKYLELKAAFYQSYAYNYCGENLLSMDKCGEAIKALQESEACLKKAKILCQEYGKINGPAPRVKPDQHAVFKRLTPIVKLTLDKCNRENGLIYHHTIPGEVPTLDTKATFGLVSPIDFQMQSHHPIWNLDVYRTLSGLNPAKLEKEQNLPPVKEDSIHQTTKDPKNTSGCLLQ from the exons ATGCTACAAGAAAACTATGCAG AGttaataaaaaatgcaaataattCAAGTGATACTATAGAACCAGCCTTTCATAGCTATTTAAGCTTAGTGTATGGATTTATATGGGAAATAAATTCTGCTGCAGAACAATCTGAACATGTTGGCAGACCTAATCCTAGCAAACTTAGAAATGTTATTGTATATAAGTGGACACATACTTTATTGGGATCAAGTACCTA TTCTAGTGCTGATTCTGTTTATGAAGCAGCTAATATGAGCATGAATGTAGGACTTTGGTTCATGAAACATGCTGCAATGATTGCTGCCAAGGATGA TATAAATATGAATGAAGCAAAAGATGTACATACTATGCTAAGACGGGCTGCAGGAATATTTACTTTTGtacaaacagaatttttaccACAATTGGCAAATCCTCCACCATTAGGAAGTGATCTAGATCcaagaataataaatgcatatGTGAATCAATGTACAGCGGAAGCACAGGAAG TGACAGTAGCCAGAGCAGTGGAACTAAAACATAATGCTAATTTAATATCAGCACTAGCTAATGAAACAAGTAAATTATTTCTGGATGCTGCTAATACCTTACGTCCATTTAAAGCAGAGATATCAGCACAGTGGATTAAATATCTGGAACTCAAGGCAGCATTTTATCAATCCTAt GCTTATAATTATTGTGGTGAGAATTTATTATCTATGGATAAGTGTGGAGAAGCAATTAAAGCCTTACAGGAAAGTGAAGCGTGTTTAAAGAAAGCAAAGATATTATGTCAGGAgtatggaaaaataaatggaCCAGCACCTAGAGTAAAGCCAGATCAACATGCTGTATTTAAACGCCTAACACCTATAGTAAAACTTACTCTTGATAAATGTAACCGTGAAAATGGTTTAAT TTATCATCATACAATACCAGGGGAGGTTCCAACATTGGATACAAAAGCTACTTTTGGTTTAGTGAGTCCAATTGATTTTCAAATGCAATCGCATCATCCTATATGGAACTTGGATGTATATAGAACATTGTCTGGATTAAATCCTGCTAAACtagaaaaagaacaaaatttaCCTCCTGTTAAAGAAGATTCAATTCATCAAACTACCAAAGATCCAAAGAATACAAGTGGATGTTTATTGcaataa
- the LOC126868553 gene encoding lactoylglutathione lyase isoform X2, whose amino-acid sequence MKDIPLFAQIFAHFRSVCQRVTKSRPSYLFSKKMGEHTGLTNCEARELCKKPDPATNGYIMQQTMYRIKDPRKSLPFYTEVLGMQLLQKLDFPEMKFSLYFLGYEDPKDIPTDKRESIEWTFSRKATLELTHNWGTETDPDPKYHNGNTEPRGFGHIGITVPDVEKACERFEKLNVEFVKKPNDGNMKGIAFIKDPDGYWIEILNPVNIANLIPNQ is encoded by the exons ATGAAAGATATTCCACTTTTTGCGCAAATCTTCGCACACTTCCGCTCTGTGTGTCAGCGTGTAACCAAGAGTCGGCCgtcatatttattttctaaaaag atGGGTGAACACACAGGCTTAACAAACTGTGAGGCTCGGGAACTTTGCAAAAAGCCTGACCCAGCGACAAATGGTTATATAATGCAACAAACAATGTATCGTATTAAAGATCCAAGAAAATCATTACCTTTTTATACTGAAGTACTCGGTATGCAGTTATTACAGAAACTTGACTTTCCTGAAATGAAATTCTCTCTGTACTTTTTGGGATATGAAGACCCAAAAGACATACCTACTGATAAGAGAGAAAGTATTGAATGGACATTTAGTCGCAAAGCTACTTTAGAACTTACTCa TAATTGGGGTACAGAAACTGACCCTGATCCCAAGTACCATAATGGGAATACTGAACCTAGAGGATTTG GTCACATTGGAATCACAGTACCTGATGTAGAAAAAGCATGTGAAAGATTTGAAAAGTTAAATGTGGAATTTGTAAAGAAACCTAATGATGGTAACATGAAAGGAATTGCTTTTATCAAAGATCCAGATGGTTATTggattgaaattttaaatccagtaaatattgcaaatttaataccAAATCAATAA
- the LOC126868553 gene encoding lactoylglutathione lyase isoform X1 produces MHYIIKKSKNEGTLENKDRSGRPKKLTGREEKVIIRELKKNPTKSAPQLASMVASIFHKKVYPELCQRILRNNGFHGRVPRKKSYINAMGEHTGLTNCEARELCKKPDPATNGYIMQQTMYRIKDPRKSLPFYTEVLGMQLLQKLDFPEMKFSLYFLGYEDPKDIPTDKRESIEWTFSRKATLELTHNWGTETDPDPKYHNGNTEPRGFGHIGITVPDVEKACERFEKLNVEFVKKPNDGNMKGIAFIKDPDGYWIEILNPVNIANLIPNQ; encoded by the exons ATgcattatataataaaaaagtcAAAGAATGAGGGAACACTTGAAAACAAAGATCGATCAGGTCGGCCAAAGAAATTGACTGGAAGAGAGGAGAAAGTTATCATTcgcgaattaaaaaaaaatcctaCTAAATCCGCTCCTCAACTCGCAAGTATGGTAGCTagtatatttcataaaaaagtTTATCCGGAATTATGTCAACGAATCTTACGAAACAATGGTTTTCATGGCAGAGTACCGCGAAAGAAGTCATATATTAATGCG atGGGTGAACACACAGGCTTAACAAACTGTGAGGCTCGGGAACTTTGCAAAAAGCCTGACCCAGCGACAAATGGTTATATAATGCAACAAACAATGTATCGTATTAAAGATCCAAGAAAATCATTACCTTTTTATACTGAAGTACTCGGTATGCAGTTATTACAGAAACTTGACTTTCCTGAAATGAAATTCTCTCTGTACTTTTTGGGATATGAAGACCCAAAAGACATACCTACTGATAAGAGAGAAAGTATTGAATGGACATTTAGTCGCAAAGCTACTTTAGAACTTACTCa TAATTGGGGTACAGAAACTGACCCTGATCCCAAGTACCATAATGGGAATACTGAACCTAGAGGATTTG GTCACATTGGAATCACAGTACCTGATGTAGAAAAAGCATGTGAAAGATTTGAAAAGTTAAATGTGGAATTTGTAAAGAAACCTAATGATGGTAACATGAAAGGAATTGCTTTTATCAAAGATCCAGATGGTTATTggattgaaattttaaatccagtaaatattgcaaatttaataccAAATCAATAA
- the LOC126868544 gene encoding tubulin-specific chaperone E has protein sequence MVEDKKYEIDSRIECDGHQGTLKYVGPVGKTKGLWLGIDWDDPTRGKHNGTYEGVKYFKARHPTSGSFIRPGKAKFGISCPEAIKIRYGLINDELAGIDRDTLTSLQKEINAPFLEVVGFSKVNKKQSKFDQLKIVWLREQCVSTTGNPGELKELCPNLEELDLSKNLINSWQIIADICCQLDCLVRLNLSENYLPTEENMEILKDSFFMLKYLTIARMNYNWFDIQRCMSMFPSLQELSVSFNIVNIIHKPIKDENLMKICKLTLEGNLISNWDDILKLGSLPRLEYLNLNSNKIDKIRFLTVEPTAKTTAFFNLRQLHISQNNISEWQSVSELEKLNNLEDLKFRENPILKNENLETARQLIIARISKLKSLNGTEILQDERRGAEYDYLKLFLSKWTETENDADKRNRFIIEHPRYPTLVAKCGISDIPSPKVKVEMVSNVITVEFVCPDHPNQPRGIKRKLLKDMEVQKVIGLAQRLFRTGGKIPRLSFIQQNLSKDEILLDKPLQELRYYSIQDGDQVIVRW, from the exons ATGGtagaagataaaaaatatgaaattgacAGCCGAATTGAGTGTGATGGACATCAAGGTACATTAAAGTACGTTGGTCCTGTTGGTAAAACTAAAGGTTTGTGGCTTGGTATAGATTGGGATGATCCAACACGTGGAAAACACAATGGTACATATGAAggagtaaaatattttaaagctAG GCATCCTACATCAGGTTCATTTATACGACCAGGTAAAGCAAAATTTGGGATTTCTTGTCCTGAAGCTATTAAAATTCGTTATGGCCTTATCAATGATGAATTAGCTGGCATTGATAGAGACACCTTAACAAGCTtacagaaagaaattaatgCACCCTTTTTGGAAGTTGTTGGTTTTTCCAAAGTAAATAAGAAGCAAAGCAAATTTgatcaattaaaaattgtgTGGTTAAGAGAACAATGTGTTAGTACTACTGGTAATCCTGgagaattaaaagaattatgtccaaatttggaagaattagatttatctaaaaatttaataaatagttGGCAAATTATAGCAGATATCTGTTGTCAACTTGACTGCCTTGTTCGGCTTAATCTGAG cgAAAATTATTTACCAACTGAAGAAAAtatggaaatattaaaagattcATTTTTTATGCTTAAATATTTAACTATAGCAAGAATGAACTATAATTGGTTTGACATTCAACGATGTATGAGTATGTTTCCATCTTTGCAAGAACTTTCAGTTTCTTTCAACATTGTGAACATCATACACAAGCCaataaaagatgaaaatttaatgaaaatatgtaaattaacTCTTGAAGGAAATTTGATATCTAATTGGGATGATATTCTTAAATTGGGATCGCTTCCACG TTTAGAGTACCTTAATTTAAATTCCAATAAGATAGACAAAATAAGGTTCCTAACTGTTGAACCAACAGCAAAAACCACAGCCTTTTTTAATCTGCGGCAATTACATATATCGCAAAACAACATATCAgag tggcAATCTGTATCAGAATTAGAAAAGCTAAATAATTTGGAAGATTTGAAATTTAGAGAAAATcctattttgaaaaatgaaaatttagaaaCTGCACGTCAGTTAATCATAGcgagaatttcaaaattaaaatcattaaatgGCACTGAAATCTTACAAGATGAAAGACGTGGTGCTGAGTAtgattatttgaaattatttctatcgaaGTGGACCGAAACGGAAAATGATGCAGACAAGAGAAATAGGTTCATAATAGAACACCCTCGATATCCAACATTAGTTgcaa AATGTGGAATTTCTGATATTCCATCACCTAAAGTGAAAGTGGAAATGGtttctaacgtcataacaGTAGAGTTTGTATGCCCAGATCATCCAAATCAACCTAGaggaattaaaagaaaactATTAAAAGATATGGAAGTTCAAAAAGTTATAGGACTTGCACAACGACTTTTTAGAACTGGAGGAAAAATTCCAAGACTTTCATTTATACaacaaaat CTTTCGAAAGATGAAATACTTCTTGATAAACCGCTTCAGGAACTCCGATACTATTCAATACAAGATGGAGACCAAGTTATTGTAAGATGGTGA